The following coding sequences are from one Lolium rigidum isolate FL_2022 chromosome 6, APGP_CSIRO_Lrig_0.1, whole genome shotgun sequence window:
- the LOC124659696 gene encoding putative receptor protein kinase ZmPK1, with protein MAAVLFLSFLSSLSFQFCSCASPWQAMTTGSSMTPQDHDRIFLLSPDTTFSCGFHQVGTNAFTFAIWYTTVKTVVWTANPFSTVNGYSFPVNLYGSRISLNKDGNLVLTDTNGSTVWESKTSSGKHTIVSLLDTGNLVIIDSGNKTVWQSFDSPTDTLLPRQNLKKDTRLVSGYRYLYFDSYNILRLLYDGPEITSIYWPSQYASAPLADGRNRYNNTRLAFLDEEGNFVSSDGFKIVASDSGLGVKRRITIDKDGNFRMYSLDASTGSWVVTGQALIQMCYVHGLCGKNGLCDYSGGLKCRCPPEHVMVDPTNWDKGCKPTFTTSSKQPDEDFKFVKQPHADFFGFDLRSKQYLSLEECWDICLKDSLCISFTYQGGAGWCYMKYLNYNGQQYPYFLGDNYIKVSKSFNRWCLFFKNSNMPKSMVDGYKMIANQFRRFTYKELREATGKFKEEIGRGGAGIVYRGVLEDKRIVAVKKLANVQQGEEEFWAEVTLIGRINHINLVRMMGFCSEGKNRLLVYEYVENESLDKYLFGESTESLLGWSQRYKIALGTARGLAYLHHECLEWIVHCDVKPENILLTRDFDAKIADFGLAKLAKRDSASFNFTHMRGTMGYMAPEWALNMPINAKVDVYSYGVVLLEIVIGTRVSSGVIVDQIRVEFTDIIQEAKHILATERITDLVDAKLKGCFDPEQATAMVRIAVSCLGDRSKRPTMDEILKALMAYDDEDGHPAYS; from the exons ATGGCTGCGGTGCTCTTTCTAAGCTTTCTTTCATCACTCTCCTTCCAGTTTTGCTCTTGTGCTTCCCCATGGCAGGCTATGACCACCGGCTCATCCATGACACCACAAGATCATGATAGAATCTTTCTCCTCTCACCAGATACCACCTTCTCTTGTGGCTTCCATCAAGTTGGAACAAATGCTTTCACTTTCGCCATCTGGTACACCACCGTGAAAACGGTTGTCTGGACGGCAAATCCCTTCTCCACGGTGAATGGCTACAGTTTCCCTGTGAACCTTTACGGCTCCAGGATATCGCTGAACAAGGATGGAAACCTGGTCCTGACAGATACAAATGGCTCAACGGTATGGGAAAGCAAGACATCTTCAGGCAAGCACACAATTGTTTCCCTCCTCGACACGGGCAACCTTGTGATCATTGATTCTGGCAACAAAACTGTGTGGCAGAGCTTTGACTCACCAACAGACACCCTGCTCCCTAGGCAGAAcctgaagaaagacacaaggttaGTCTCTGGTTACCGTTACCTCTATTTTGACAGCTACAATATCTTGCGCCTATTGTATGATGGCCCGGAGATTACAAGCATCTACTGGCCAAGCCAATATGCCAGTGCACCACTAGCTGACGGGCGCAATAGATATAACAACACCAGGTTAGCATTTCTTGATGAGGAGGGTAATTTTGTGTCAAGTGATGGGTTTAAGATAGTGGCTTCAGATTCAGGCCTCGGGGTCAAGAGGAGGATTACAAttgataaggatggcaatttcaGAATGTATAGCCTGGATGCATCCACAGGGAGCTGGGTGGTTACAGGGCAGGCTTTAATACAGATGTGCTATGTGCACGGATTATGTGGCAAGAATGGTCTTTGTGACTATTCAGGAGGCCTTAAGTGTAGATGCCCTCCAGAACATGTCATGGTTGATCCAACAAACTGGGACAAGGGATGCAAACCGACATTCACAACTAGTAGCAAGCAACCAGATGAGGACTTCAAATTTGTAAAGCAACCTCATGCAGACTTCTTTGGCTTTGATCTGAGGTCTAAGCAATACCTGTCATTAGAAGAATGTTGGGACATATGCCTGAAAGATAGCTTATGTATATCTTTCACGTACCAGGGTGGGGCTGGTTGGTGTTACATGAAATACTTAAACTACAATGGTCAGCAATACCCATATTTTCTTGGCGATAACTACATTAAAGTATCAAAGAGTTTCAACA GGTGGTGTCTTTTTTTCAAAAACAGTAACATGCCCAAGTCAATGGTGGATGGATACAAGATGATAGCAAACCAGTTCAGGCGGTTTACATACAAAGAATTGAGGGAAGCAACTGGAAAGTTCAAAGAAGAGATAGGGAGAGGGGGTGCTGGAATTGTTTATAGAGGAGTACTTGAGGATAAAAGAATAGTGGCAGTAAAGAAACTTGCAAATGTTCAACAGGGGGAAGAGGAATTCTGGGCAGAAGTGACTCTAATTGGAAGGATCAATCACATAAATTTGGTCAGGATGATGGGATTTTGTTCAGAAGGGAAAAATAGGCTATTGGTATATGAGTATGTGGAGAATGAGTCACTGGACAAGTACCTCTTTGGTGAGAGTACTGAAAGTCTGCTCGGCTGGAGCCAAAGATACAAGATTGCCTTGGGCACAGCAAGGGGTCTTGCTTATCTTCATCATGAATGCCTTGAGTGGATTGTGCATTGTGACGTGAAGCCAGAGAACATACTCCTAACTCGAGATTTCGATGCCAAAATAGCAGACTTTGGACTAGCCAAGCTTGCAAAGCGAGACAGTGCTAGCTTCAATTTCACCCACATGAGAGGCACAATGGGCTACATGGCACCAGAATGGGCGCTGAATATGCCGATCAATGCGAAGGTTGATGTTTACAGCTACGGTGTTGTACTTCTGGAGATTGTGATTGGAACTAGGGTCTCAAGTGGCGTAATTGTCGATCAAATACGAGTTGAGTTTACAGACATTATCCAGGAGGCCAAACATATCCTAGCTACCGAGCGTATCACTGATCTAGTGGACGCCAAACTGAAGGGGTGTTTTGATCCAGAGCAGGCTACTGCAATGGTGAGAATAGCTGTTTCATGCCTTGGAGACAGAAGCAAGAGGCCGACAATGGATGAAATTCTGAAGGCTCTTATGGCatatgatgatgaagatggccaTCCTGCCTATTCATAA